The Streptomyces sp. NL15-2K genome contains a region encoding:
- a CDS encoding histidine kinase: METGRNWLLPALLAAGQLAWLWPGAGMAGAEVPGAVALVAVLGAVVVEAAALGRRRQAPVRALSWSLGTLLLGQVAWEDGYFGVGAPIALYSVAVRCPVPGARDRTRGRRGRRRRVAPVHRPRRGSARARLGEARRQWLKGRSLATRRLALAEEARRRAGDTERRRLARELHDVSAHHLTSVVITADAARRLGDSRPELTAEALSFAERTGTETLTALQRLVGLLRDVDRPDPRPMTARIEELIAAFGRLGRPIDAVLPDDLAGPAAEAVHGIVREALTNALRHAPGSAAHVSVLRGEGVLELRVDNAAPRGSAPDGVGGLGSGRGVAGMKERAAAVGGELTAGPASGGGWRVRATLPDVTGPWGPPEPAGRRDVLREQRLADPAMVFTATLLPLVFALVTVEKWTGASLRAAVPGLLVVAVLLTAHAVPLLWRRRAPWPALLGVLATSWLWPAAVVVAELPSRVSQFFAGGAPAELLAVYAVEVYGRGAARTWPAWCAATLSLCGVLVATAGADGELSYEGPMWLIAVLMFVPLAVVPSGLVRPRGTA; this comes from the coding sequence ATGGAGACTGGACGCAACTGGCTGCTCCCCGCGCTGCTCGCGGCCGGACAGCTCGCCTGGCTGTGGCCCGGCGCCGGCATGGCCGGCGCGGAGGTGCCCGGGGCGGTGGCACTCGTCGCGGTCCTGGGCGCGGTGGTCGTGGAGGCGGCCGCGCTGGGCCGCCGACGGCAGGCGCCGGTCCGGGCCCTGTCCTGGTCCTTGGGCACCCTCCTGCTGGGCCAAGTGGCTTGGGAGGACGGCTACTTCGGGGTGGGTGCGCCGATCGCGCTGTATTCGGTCGCGGTCCGGTGCCCGGTGCCCGGTGCCCGTGACCGTACGCGTGGTCGCCGCGGCCGTAGGCGTCGAGTGGCTCCTGTCCATCGTCCACGTCGGGGTTCGGCCCGCGCTCGCCTCGGAGAGGCCCGACGGCAGTGGCTCAAGGGGCGGTCGCTCGCGACCCGCCGGCTGGCCCTCGCGGAGGAGGCCCGGCGGCGGGCGGGTGACACGGAACGGCGGCGGCTGGCCCGCGAACTGCACGACGTGAGCGCCCATCACCTGACGTCCGTCGTCATCACGGCCGACGCCGCGCGAAGACTCGGCGACAGCAGGCCCGAGTTGACGGCCGAGGCGCTGTCGTTCGCCGAGCGCACCGGCACCGAGACCCTGACGGCGCTGCAGCGGCTCGTCGGTCTGCTGCGCGACGTCGACCGTCCGGATCCACGTCCGATGACCGCGCGCATCGAGGAACTCATCGCCGCGTTCGGCCGGTTGGGGCGTCCGATCGATGCCGTACTCCCCGATGACCTGGCCGGTCCGGCGGCCGAGGCGGTCCACGGGATCGTCCGCGAGGCCCTGACGAACGCCCTGCGGCACGCCCCGGGCTCGGCCGCGCACGTCAGCGTCCTGCGCGGGGAGGGCGTCCTGGAACTGCGCGTCGACAACGCCGCCCCGCGCGGCTCGGCGCCGGACGGAGTCGGCGGCCTCGGATCCGGACGCGGCGTCGCGGGGATGAAGGAGCGGGCCGCGGCCGTCGGCGGGGAACTGACGGCCGGCCCCGCATCCGGCGGTGGCTGGCGGGTCCGGGCCACGCTGCCCGACGTCACCGGGCCGTGGGGTCCGCCCGAGCCCGCGGGCCGACGCGACGTCCTGCGGGAACAGCGGCTGGCCGACCCCGCGATGGTGTTCACGGCGACGCTCTTGCCCCTGGTGTTCGCCCTGGTCACCGTGGAGAAGTGGACAGGCGCGAGCCTGCGCGCCGCGGTGCCCGGCCTGCTCGTCGTGGCCGTGCTGCTGACCGCTCACGCGGTGCCGCTGCTGTGGCGGCGGCGTGCCCCGTGGCCGGCGCTCCTCGGCGTGCTGGCCACGTCGTGGCTGTGGCCGGCCGCGGTCGTCGTGGCCGAGCTGCCGTCGCGGGTGTCCCAGTTCTTCGCCGGCGGAGCGCCTGCGGAGCTGCTGGCGGTGTACGCGGTGGAGGTCTACGGCCGGGGAGCCGCCCGTACCTGGCCCGCATGGTGCGCGGCGACGCTCTCGCTCTGCGGGGTCCTCGTCGCGACGGCGGGCGCGGACGGTGAGTTGTCGTACGAGGGTCCGATGTGGCTCATCGCCGTGTTGATGTTCGTGCCGCTGGCCGTGGTGCCGAGCGGGCTGGTCAGACCGCGCGGAACGGCCTGA